A DNA window from Labrys wisconsinensis contains the following coding sequences:
- a CDS encoding beta/gamma crystallin-related protein — protein sequence MHKALRSCVTPLIFAALGLTCGQAQARGCSGTAYWDWHFEGAALRLAPYVSFVGPRWNDQISSIKIHSGVWRFYRDANFQGPMLELGPGGYTFQAGDAWNDQISSFQCVRPTN from the coding sequence ATGCACAAGGCCCTTCGCTCATGCGTGACGCCGCTGATCTTCGCTGCTCTCGGATTGACCTGTGGGCAAGCCCAGGCGCGAGGCTGTTCCGGCACCGCCTACTGGGACTGGCATTTCGAAGGTGCGGCCTTGCGCCTCGCCCCTTACGTCAGCTTCGTGGGCCCGCGCTGGAACGATCAGATCTCCTCCATCAAGATCCATTCCGGCGTCTGGCGCTTCTATCGTGATGCGAACTTCCAGGGGCCGATGCTCGAACTCGGCCCGGGCGGCTATACATTTCAAGCCGGGGATGCCTGGAACGATCAGATCAGCTCGTTCCAATGCGTTCGCCCGACCAATTGA
- a CDS encoding glutamate synthase subunit beta, giving the protein MGKATGFLEIDRQEQKYLPASDRIRNFREFTLPLDDKDVAKQAARCMDCGIPFCHGPTGCPVHNQIPDWNELVYQEDWETAARNLHSTNNFPEFTGRICPAPCEEACTLNLEDVPVTIKTIEQSIADKAWAMGWIKPEPAARKTGRSVGIVGSGPAGLAAAQQLARAGHEVHVYEREPKAGGLLRYGIPDFKMEKHHIERRVRQMEAEGVVFHYGVHVGAGTPFAELAARHDAMLMAGGAETPRDPALPGTELSGVYYAMPYLVQQNRRVGGEDVGDEAPILTTGKHVVVIGGGDTASDCVGTSFRQGAISVTQLDIRPKPPAKENKLAVWPYWPTKMRTSSSQAEGAEREFQVATLGMAGKNGRVIGVTVAEVDLKRAPIAGTERVLRADIVFIALGFSGPVRPGMLEQSGVLLDRRGNVQADETSYRTSNEKIFAAGDMRRGQSLVVWAIREGRQAARAIDEALMGATTLPV; this is encoded by the coding sequence ATGGGCAAGGCGACAGGGTTTCTCGAGATCGACCGGCAGGAGCAGAAGTACCTGCCGGCCTCCGATCGCATCCGCAATTTCCGCGAGTTCACGCTGCCGCTCGACGACAAGGACGTGGCCAAGCAGGCGGCGCGCTGCATGGATTGCGGCATTCCGTTCTGCCATGGGCCGACAGGCTGCCCCGTCCACAACCAGATCCCCGACTGGAACGAGCTGGTCTATCAGGAGGACTGGGAGACCGCGGCCCGGAACCTGCATTCCACCAACAATTTCCCCGAGTTCACCGGCCGCATCTGCCCGGCGCCCTGTGAGGAGGCCTGCACCCTCAACCTCGAGGACGTGCCGGTGACGATCAAGACCATCGAGCAGTCGATCGCCGACAAGGCCTGGGCCATGGGCTGGATCAAGCCCGAGCCGGCCGCCCGCAAGACCGGCCGGAGCGTCGGCATCGTCGGCTCCGGCCCGGCAGGCCTGGCCGCGGCCCAGCAGCTCGCCCGCGCCGGCCACGAGGTGCATGTCTACGAGCGCGAGCCCAAGGCCGGCGGCCTGCTGCGCTACGGCATCCCCGACTTCAAGATGGAGAAGCACCATATCGAGCGCCGCGTGCGCCAGATGGAGGCCGAGGGCGTCGTCTTCCATTACGGCGTCCATGTCGGCGCCGGCACGCCCTTCGCCGAGCTGGCCGCCCGGCACGACGCCATGCTGATGGCCGGGGGCGCCGAGACCCCGCGCGACCCGGCCCTGCCCGGCACGGAGCTCTCCGGCGTCTACTACGCCATGCCCTATCTCGTGCAGCAGAACCGCCGCGTCGGTGGCGAGGATGTCGGCGACGAAGCCCCGATCCTCACCACCGGCAAGCATGTCGTGGTGATCGGCGGCGGCGACACCGCCTCCGACTGCGTCGGCACCTCCTTCCGCCAGGGCGCGATCTCGGTCACGCAGCTCGACATCCGGCCGAAGCCGCCGGCCAAGGAGAACAAGCTGGCGGTCTGGCCGTATTGGCCGACCAAGATGCGCACCTCCTCCTCCCAGGCCGAGGGCGCCGAGCGCGAGTTCCAGGTGGCAACGCTCGGCATGGCAGGCAAGAACGGCCGAGTCATCGGCGTCACCGTCGCCGAGGTCGACCTGAAGCGTGCGCCGATCGCCGGCACCGAGCGGGTGCTGCGCGCCGACATCGTCTTCATCGCCCTCGGCTTCTCCGGTCCGGTCAGGCCCGGCATGCTGGAGCAGTCCGGCGTCCTGCTGGACCGGCGCGGCAACGTCCAGGCCGACGAGACCTCCTATCGCACCTCCAACGAGAAGATCTTCGCCGCCGGCGACATGCGCCGCGGCCAGTCCCTGGTGGTCTGGGCCATCCGCGAAGGCCGCCAGGCCGCCCGGGCCATCGACGAGGCGCTGATGGGGGCGACGACGCTGCCGGTTTAG
- the gltB gene encoding glutamate synthase large subunit gives MGAITRLGRETVSAAAMRAAKTADRAVARDPGLPGPQGLYDPAREKDSCGVGFIADMKNRKSHAIITQALQILHNLDHRGAVGADPKAGDGCGMLVQIPHAFLSEECGKLGFALPEPGHYAVGFFFLPRSEEGRSHVMRVIEKVVADEGQEFLGWRAVPVDNAGLGESVLPTEPVHMQAFIGRHASLADQDDFERRLFIIRKVISNTVYNDVARRPVTAGFYPASMSSRTVTYKGMLLATQLGDYFKDLADPRFESALALVHQRFSTNTFPSWTLAHPYRMVAHNGEINTLRGNVNWMAARQASVDSDLFENDIGKLWPISYEGQSDTACFDNALEFLVQGGYSLAHAMMMLIPEAWAGNPLMSEDRRAFYEYHAALMEPWDGPAAVVFTDGRQIGATLDRNGLRPARYLVTKDGLVVLASEFGVLPIPESEIVQKWRLQPGKMLLIDLEEGRIISDDEMKATLATAHPYRDWLKRTQIVLEDLPPVEARASRTDVSLLDRQQAFGYTQEDIKILLPPMATTGQEATGSMGTDTPISALSDKSKLLYTYFKQNFAQVTNPPIDPIREELVMSLVSFIGPRPNILDLEGTSRKKRLEVRQPILTNEDLEKIRCIGHIEERFDTKTLDMTYPAVQGADGMRGALDRLCERAEAAVHGGYNIIILSDRQTGPDRIPIPALLATAAVHHHLIRKGLRTAAGLVVETGEAREIHHFCCLAGYGAEAINPYLAFETLADLHASLEFPEEVDEHEVVKRYIKSIGKGILKVMSKMGISTYQSYCGAQIFDAVGLSSAFVEEFFFGTATMIEGVGLVEIAAETVSRHKDAFGDAPVYRTTLDVGGEYAYRMRGEDHAWTPDSVATLQHAVRHNAQDRYRAYAAGVNEQAGRLQTIRGLFRIKTAQERGHAPVPLDQVEPAADIVRRFVTGAMSFGSISREAHETLAIAMNQIGGKSNTGEGGEEAERFKPMANGRSKRSAIKQVASGRFGVTAEYLVNADVMQIKVAQGAKPGEGGQLPGHKVDAVIAKVRHSTPGVGLISPPPHHDIYSIEDLAQLIFDLKNVNPKADVSVKLVSEVGVGTVAAGVAKARADHITVSGFEGGTGASPLTSIKHAGSPWEIGLAETQQTLVLNRLRSRVGLQVDGGLRTGRDVVIGALLGADEFGFSTAPLIAAGCIMMRKCHLNTCPVGVATQDPVLRKRFKGTPEHVINFFFFVAEEVRELMAEMGFARVEDMIGRSELLDKREAIDHWKAKGLDFTRIFHKADMPASVGTRHTESQHHPIDTVLDRRLIAEAAPALDYGRPVEIAAGITNVDRTAGAMLSGEVAMRYGHEGLPEGTVKVTLTGTAGQSFGAFLAAGVEMTLVGQANDYVGKGLSGGRLVIRPSPDSLAVPEKSIIVGNTVLYGAIAGECYFRGVAGERFAVRNSGAVAVVEGTGDHGCEYMTGGVVVVLGQTGRNFAAGMSGGVAYVFDEDQSFKKRCNLSMVDLEPVEEEEDLMERLHHHGGDLEFKGRIDVTDMGRHDEERLRQMIENHLRYTGSTVARTMLEDWANYRTRFVKVMPVEYRRALREMEKMRTLMAAE, from the coding sequence ATGGGCGCGATCACCAGGCTTGGGCGCGAGACGGTTTCGGCGGCAGCGATGCGCGCGGCGAAAACCGCCGACCGCGCCGTGGCCCGGGATCCCGGCCTGCCGGGGCCCCAAGGCCTCTACGACCCCGCGCGCGAGAAGGATTCCTGCGGCGTCGGCTTCATCGCCGACATGAAGAACCGCAAGAGCCACGCGATCATCACGCAGGCGCTGCAGATCCTGCACAATCTCGACCATCGCGGCGCCGTCGGCGCCGACCCCAAGGCCGGGGACGGCTGCGGCATGCTGGTGCAGATCCCGCACGCCTTCCTCAGCGAGGAATGCGGCAAGCTCGGCTTTGCCCTGCCCGAGCCCGGCCACTACGCCGTCGGCTTCTTCTTCCTGCCGCGCAGCGAGGAAGGCCGCAGCCATGTCATGCGGGTGATCGAGAAGGTCGTCGCCGACGAGGGCCAGGAGTTCCTCGGCTGGCGCGCCGTGCCGGTCGACAATGCTGGCCTCGGCGAGAGCGTGCTGCCGACCGAGCCGGTGCACATGCAGGCCTTCATCGGCCGCCATGCCAGCCTCGCCGACCAGGACGATTTCGAGCGCCGCCTGTTCATCATCCGCAAGGTGATCTCCAACACCGTCTACAACGACGTGGCGCGGCGGCCGGTGACGGCCGGGTTCTACCCCGCCTCGATGTCGAGCCGCACCGTCACCTACAAGGGCATGCTGCTCGCCACCCAGCTCGGCGACTATTTCAAGGACCTGGCGGACCCGCGCTTCGAGAGCGCGCTGGCCCTGGTGCACCAGCGCTTCTCCACCAACACCTTCCCGTCCTGGACGCTGGCCCATCCCTACCGCATGGTCGCCCATAACGGTGAGATCAACACCCTGCGCGGCAACGTCAACTGGATGGCGGCGCGCCAGGCTTCGGTCGATTCGGACCTGTTCGAGAACGATATCGGCAAGCTCTGGCCCATCTCCTACGAGGGCCAGTCCGACACAGCCTGCTTCGACAACGCCCTCGAGTTCCTGGTGCAGGGCGGCTATTCGCTCGCCCATGCCATGATGATGCTGATCCCCGAGGCCTGGGCGGGCAACCCGCTGATGTCCGAGGACCGGCGCGCCTTCTACGAATACCACGCCGCGCTGATGGAGCCCTGGGACGGGCCGGCGGCGGTCGTCTTCACCGACGGGCGCCAGATCGGCGCCACGCTCGACCGCAACGGCCTCAGGCCGGCGCGCTACCTCGTCACCAAGGACGGGCTGGTGGTGCTCGCCTCCGAGTTCGGCGTGCTGCCGATCCCGGAGAGCGAGATCGTGCAGAAGTGGCGGCTGCAGCCCGGCAAGATGCTGCTGATCGACCTGGAGGAGGGCCGCATCATCTCCGACGACGAGATGAAGGCGACGCTGGCCACGGCCCATCCCTATCGCGACTGGCTGAAGCGCACCCAGATCGTGCTGGAGGACCTGCCGCCGGTGGAGGCGCGCGCCTCGCGCACCGATGTGTCGCTGCTCGATCGCCAGCAGGCCTTCGGCTACACCCAGGAGGACATCAAGATCCTCTTGCCGCCGATGGCCACCACCGGCCAGGAGGCGACCGGCTCCATGGGCACGGACACGCCGATCTCGGCGCTCTCCGACAAGTCCAAGCTGCTCTACACCTACTTCAAGCAGAACTTCGCCCAGGTCACCAACCCGCCGATCGACCCGATCCGCGAGGAGCTGGTGATGAGCCTGGTGTCCTTCATCGGGCCGCGGCCGAACATCCTCGACCTGGAAGGCACCTCGCGCAAGAAGCGCCTGGAGGTGCGCCAGCCGATCCTCACCAACGAGGATCTGGAGAAGATCCGCTGCATCGGCCATATCGAGGAGCGCTTCGACACCAAGACGCTCGACATGACCTATCCCGCCGTCCAGGGCGCGGACGGCATGCGCGGCGCGCTCGACCGCCTGTGCGAGCGGGCCGAGGCGGCGGTGCATGGCGGCTACAACATCATCATCCTGTCCGACCGCCAGACCGGGCCGGACCGCATCCCGATCCCGGCGCTGCTGGCGACGGCGGCCGTGCACCATCACCTCATCCGCAAGGGCCTGCGCACCGCCGCCGGCCTGGTGGTCGAGACCGGCGAGGCGCGCGAGATCCATCATTTCTGCTGCCTGGCCGGCTACGGCGCCGAGGCGATCAACCCCTATCTCGCCTTCGAGACCCTCGCCGACCTGCACGCCTCGCTCGAGTTCCCCGAGGAGGTGGACGAGCACGAGGTGGTCAAGCGCTACATCAAGTCGATCGGCAAGGGCATCCTCAAGGTGATGTCCAAGATGGGCATCTCCACCTACCAGTCCTATTGCGGCGCCCAGATCTTCGACGCGGTCGGCCTGTCCTCGGCCTTCGTCGAGGAGTTCTTCTTCGGCACCGCCACCATGATCGAGGGCGTCGGCCTCGTCGAGATCGCCGCCGAGACCGTGTCCCGCCACAAGGACGCCTTCGGCGACGCGCCGGTCTACCGGACCACCCTCGACGTCGGCGGCGAGTATGCCTACCGCATGCGCGGCGAGGACCATGCCTGGACGCCCGACAGCGTCGCTACGCTGCAGCATGCCGTGCGCCACAACGCGCAGGACCGCTACCGCGCCTATGCCGCCGGGGTGAACGAGCAGGCCGGCCGGCTGCAGACCATCCGCGGCCTGTTCCGCATCAAGACGGCGCAGGAGCGTGGGCACGCGCCGGTGCCGCTCGACCAGGTCGAGCCCGCCGCCGACATCGTCCGGCGCTTCGTCACCGGCGCCATGTCCTTCGGCTCGATCTCGCGCGAGGCGCACGAGACGCTGGCCATCGCCATGAACCAGATCGGCGGCAAGTCCAACACCGGCGAGGGCGGCGAGGAGGCCGAGCGCTTCAAGCCGATGGCCAACGGCCGCTCCAAGCGCTCGGCCATCAAGCAGGTGGCGTCCGGCCGCTTCGGCGTCACGGCCGAATATCTCGTCAACGCCGACGTGATGCAGATCAAGGTGGCGCAGGGCGCCAAGCCCGGCGAGGGCGGCCAGCTCCCCGGCCACAAGGTCGACGCGGTCATCGCCAAGGTGCGCCATTCCACCCCCGGCGTCGGCCTGATCTCGCCGCCGCCGCACCACGACATCTATTCGATCGAGGATCTGGCGCAGCTGATCTTCGATTTGAAGAACGTCAACCCGAAGGCCGACGTCTCGGTCAAGCTGGTCTCGGAGGTCGGCGTCGGCACCGTCGCCGCCGGCGTTGCCAAGGCGCGCGCCGACCATATCACCGTGTCGGGCTTCGAGGGCGGCACCGGCGCCTCGCCGCTGACCTCGATCAAGCATGCCGGCTCCCCCTGGGAGATCGGCTTGGCCGAGACGCAGCAGACGCTGGTGCTCAACCGCCTGCGCAGCAGAGTCGGCCTGCAGGTCGACGGCGGCCTGCGCACCGGGCGCGACGTCGTCATCGGCGCGCTGCTCGGAGCCGACGAGTTCGGCTTCTCCACCGCCCCGCTGATCGCGGCCGGCTGCATCATGATGCGCAAGTGCCACCTCAACACCTGCCCGGTCGGCGTCGCCACCCAGGACCCGGTCTTGAGGAAGCGCTTCAAGGGCACGCCCGAGCACGTCATCAACTTCTTCTTCTTCGTCGCCGAGGAAGTGCGCGAGCTGATGGCCGAGATGGGCTTCGCCAGGGTCGAGGACATGATCGGCCGGTCCGAGCTGCTCGACAAGCGCGAGGCCATCGACCATTGGAAGGCCAAGGGGCTCGACTTCACCCGCATCTTCCACAAGGCCGACATGCCGGCCTCGGTCGGCACCCGCCACACCGAGAGCCAGCACCATCCGATCGACACCGTGCTCGACCGCCGGCTGATCGCCGAGGCGGCGCCGGCGCTCGACTATGGCCGGCCGGTCGAGATCGCGGCCGGGATCACCAATGTCGACCGCACCGCCGGGGCCATGCTCTCGGGCGAGGTCGCCATGCGCTACGGCCATGAGGGCCTGCCGGAGGGCACCGTCAAGGTGACGCTGACCGGCACCGCCGGCCAGAGCTTCGGCGCCTTCCTCGCCGCCGGCGTCGAGATGACCCTGGTCGGCCAGGCCAACGACTATGTCGGCAAGGGCCTGTCGGGCGGCCGCCTGGTGATCAGGCCGAGCCCGGACAGCCTCGCCGTGCCGGAAAAGTCGATCATCGTCGGCAACACCGTGCTGTACGGCGCCATCGCGGGCGAATGCTATTTCCGCGGCGTCGCCGGCGAGCGCTTCGCCGTGCGCAATTCCGGCGCCGTCGCCGTGGTGGAAGGCACCGGCGACCATGGCTGCGAATACATGACCGGCGGCGTCGTGGTGGTGCTCGGCCAGACCGGGCGCAACTTCGCCGCCGGCATGTCGGGCGGCGTCGCCTATGTCTTCGACGAGGACCAGAGCTTCAAGAAGCGCTGCAACCTCTCCATGGTCGACCTGGAGCCGGTGGAGGAGGAGGAGGACCTGATGGAGCGCCTCCACCACCATGGCGGCGACCTGGAGTTCAAGGGCCGCATCGACGTCACCGACATGGGCCGCCACGACGAGGAGCGCCTGCGCCAGATGATCGAGAACCATCTGCGCTACACCGGCTCGACCGTCGCCAGGACCATGCTGGAGGACTGGGCGAACTATCGCACCCGTTTCGTCAAGGTGATGCCGGTGGAGTACCGCCGCGCCCTGCGCGAGATGGAGAAGATGCGCACGCTGATGGCGGCGGAGTGA